The following are encoded in a window of Clostridium thermarum genomic DNA:
- a CDS encoding DUF2800 domain-containing protein, whose product MSDHAVLSASGSHRWLNCLPSARLELEFADNESGAAAEGTAAHALCEHKLKKALRLRSKRPISDYHTDEMEEHSDAYVEFVMEQLELAKQSCKDPLLLIEQRLDFSCYVPQGFGTGDCIIIADKKLHIIDFKYGMGVLVDAVENPQMKLYALGALEIYDSLYDIEEVSMTIFQPRRENISTWTISVKELKDWAENDLRAKAKKAYNGEGEYIPGEWCTFCKAAVKCRARAEEKLKLAQSEFKLPPLLTDSEIEEVLSKLSDLTKWANEIIAYATDAAVNHGKEWHGFKVVEGRSVRKYKDEDAVAKVAKANGYKDIYRQSLITLTEMEKLMGKTKFEEILGSLIYKPPGKPTLVPLSDKRPAMNVSNAKNEFNEITEVYEYE is encoded by the coding sequence ATGAGTGATCATGCAGTTCTCTCCGCATCTGGGTCCCATAGGTGGCTAAATTGCCTTCCGTCTGCAAGATTGGAACTGGAGTTTGCAGATAACGAATCCGGTGCTGCAGCAGAAGGCACAGCCGCCCATGCTCTATGTGAGCATAAACTTAAAAAAGCACTTCGATTGAGAAGTAAGCGTCCTATCTCCGATTATCACACCGATGAGATGGAAGAACACAGTGATGCTTATGTGGAATTTGTGATGGAGCAGCTTGAATTGGCAAAGCAGAGCTGTAAGGATCCCCTGTTACTTATTGAGCAACGTCTTGATTTTTCCTGCTATGTACCACAAGGCTTTGGGACTGGAGATTGCATCATTATTGCCGATAAGAAGCTTCATATTATCGATTTTAAGTATGGTATGGGTGTGTTGGTAGATGCGGTGGAGAATCCACAAATGAAATTGTATGCACTGGGTGCTTTGGAAATCTACGATAGTCTGTATGATATCGAGGAGGTTTCCATGACCATCTTCCAGCCACGCAGAGAGAATATCAGTACCTGGACCATCTCAGTAAAGGAATTAAAAGATTGGGCGGAAAATGATCTAAGGGCAAAGGCTAAAAAAGCATATAACGGCGAAGGTGAATACATTCCGGGCGAGTGGTGTACTTTTTGCAAAGCGGCTGTTAAATGCCGTGCAAGAGCAGAAGAAAAGCTGAAACTGGCACAATCTGAGTTTAAGCTGCCTCCCCTACTTACGGACTCTGAAATAGAAGAGGTTTTATCAAAATTATCTGACCTTACGAAGTGGGCAAATGAAATCATTGCATATGCCACCGATGCAGCTGTTAATCACGGTAAAGAGTGGCATGGTTTTAAGGTTGTTGAGGGCAGATCTGTCCGCAAATACAAGGATGAAGATGCTGTGGCTAAAGTAGCCAAGGCAAACGGCTATAAGGATATTTACCGTCAGAGTCTTATTACCCTTACGGAAATGGAGAAACTGATGGGCAAGACAAAATTTGAGGAGATTCTAGGAAGCCTCATATATAAGCCACCGGGCAAGCCGACTCTGGTTCCACTTTCGGATAAGCGTCCGGCTATGAACGTATCAAATGCAAAAAACGAATTTAATGAAATAACGGAGGTATATGAATATGAATAA
- a CDS encoding VRR-NUC domain-containing protein, whose product MLEKYIEKKLVESVKKMGGIAAKLTSPGLDGMPDRLVLLPHGKMGFVELKAPGKKPRPLQVRRIKQLQMLGFACYVIDSVEQIGGILDEIQSS is encoded by the coding sequence ATGCTTGAAAAATATATCGAAAAGAAATTGGTAGAGTCAGTAAAAAAGATGGGAGGCATTGCGGCAAAGCTTACAAGTCCTGGTTTAGATGGGATGCCAGACCGCCTGGTGCTTTTGCCCCATGGGAAGATGGGCTTTGTGGAATTAAAGGCTCCCGGCAAGAAACCTCGTCCGCTGCAGGTTAGAAGAATAAAGCAATTGCAGATGTTAGGCTTTGCCTGCTATGTAATTGACAGTGTTGAGCAGATCGGAGGGATACTCGATGAAATACAATCCTCATAA
- a CDS encoding virulence-associated E family protein has translation MKIAVGNSRMDKKWKNIDISWEDFSARIKTTQRTTETVEEYRKLKKGQQDDIKDVGGFVGGHLKEGRRKKGNVLCRSMLTLDMDYGRPDIWEQISMLFDFKCCVYSTHKHTPENPRLRLIIPLAREISEEEYAAVGRMVAKEIGIDLFDDTTYEAHRLMYWPSTSSNGEFVYKEQEGTLLDPDVYLSKYKDWHDTSTWPVSSRQSEVINRNLKEQADPLLKEGVVGTFCRAYPVREAIEKFLGAVYAPSAMEGRYDYIPADSSAGVIIYDDKFAYSHHATDPASGLLLNAFDLVRIHKFGSLDDKVSTDTAPGKMPSFIAMCEFAIKDERVKAEFARERQEKALEEFSDEDWQTVLELDKQGRIKDTLENIVLIIRHDKELKHIAFNCHRDGIDAKGGLPWEQIKAGWNDSDNAQLKVYLNSKYGVYSPTKTKDAVLAVATERAYHPIKEYLNSLPEWDGISRVENLLIDYFGATDNSYTKAVIRKTMVAAVARIFKPGIKFDSVLILNGPQGIGKSTYFAKLAGDWFSDSLTITDMKDKSGAEKLQGYWMLELGELAGMRKTDVEVVKSFISRSDDKYRASYGVNVESHPRQCVIVGSTNAESGFLRDITGNRRFWPVRISGNSKKKAWQMTKEEVQQIWAETLVLYEKGEKLYLEGDEAILATSEQADAMETDEREGLVRTYLDILLPEDWDTMSLYERRNFLTGSEFGGVTRVGTLKRTLVCNMEIWCECFGKDPSSMKASDSYAIGAIMRKIGEWNKYTGNKNGTSNFPIYGKQRAYCRVEEQG, from the coding sequence ATGAAAATCGCTGTGGGCAACAGCAGGATGGATAAAAAGTGGAAGAACATTGATATCTCATGGGAGGATTTTTCCGCCCGCATAAAGACGACACAACGCACCACCGAAACGGTAGAAGAATATCGGAAACTTAAAAAAGGTCAACAAGATGATATCAAAGATGTGGGTGGCTTTGTCGGAGGGCATTTAAAAGAAGGAAGACGAAAGAAGGGCAATGTTTTATGCCGCTCCATGCTTACCCTTGATATGGATTACGGTAGACCAGATATCTGGGAACAAATCAGCATGCTTTTTGATTTCAAATGCTGTGTTTATTCCACCCATAAGCACACCCCGGAAAATCCAAGACTCAGGCTCATCATTCCTCTTGCTCGTGAAATAAGCGAAGAAGAATACGCAGCCGTTGGACGCATGGTGGCAAAAGAAATCGGTATTGACCTTTTCGATGATACAACATATGAAGCACATCGGCTTATGTACTGGCCATCCACTTCCTCTAACGGCGAATTTGTCTATAAGGAGCAGGAGGGTACATTACTTGATCCGGATGTATATCTTTCTAAATATAAAGACTGGCATGATACATCAACTTGGCCTGTATCAAGCAGGCAGTCCGAAGTTATAAATCGCAATCTTAAAGAACAAGCAGATCCGCTTTTAAAGGAAGGTGTGGTAGGAACATTTTGTCGTGCCTATCCCGTACGTGAAGCAATTGAGAAATTCCTAGGTGCAGTTTATGCCCCTTCTGCTATGGAAGGACGGTACGATTATATTCCGGCTGACAGTAGTGCCGGTGTGATTATCTATGACGATAAATTCGCATACAGCCACCATGCCACAGACCCAGCAAGCGGTCTGCTCCTTAATGCCTTTGACCTTGTTCGTATTCATAAATTCGGTTCTTTAGATGATAAGGTTTCCACTGATACGGCTCCCGGTAAAATGCCGTCTTTTATAGCAATGTGCGAGTTTGCCATAAAGGATGAAAGAGTCAAAGCTGAGTTTGCCAGGGAAAGACAAGAAAAGGCTCTTGAGGAGTTTAGCGATGAGGATTGGCAGACAGTTTTGGAACTGGATAAGCAAGGTCGAATAAAAGACACATTGGAGAACATCGTCCTTATTATTAGGCATGATAAGGAGCTAAAGCATATAGCTTTTAACTGTCACCGTGATGGTATTGATGCCAAAGGGGGCTTGCCTTGGGAGCAGATTAAGGCAGGCTGGAATGACTCAGACAACGCACAGCTTAAGGTGTACCTAAACAGCAAATACGGAGTATATTCTCCCACCAAGACCAAAGATGCAGTGTTAGCGGTAGCGACAGAACGAGCCTATCACCCCATTAAAGAATATCTGAACTCTCTGCCAGAATGGGATGGCATTAGCCGTGTAGAAAACCTGCTCATTGACTATTTTGGTGCAACGGATAATTCTTATACAAAAGCAGTCATTCGCAAAACAATGGTTGCGGCGGTGGCCCGTATATTTAAACCCGGTATAAAATTTGACAGCGTTCTTATTTTAAATGGTCCCCAAGGCATCGGCAAGTCAACCTACTTTGCCAAACTTGCCGGAGATTGGTTTTCAGACAGCTTAACCATTACGGATATGAAGGATAAATCCGGTGCTGAAAAACTTCAAGGGTATTGGATGCTGGAACTTGGAGAGCTTGCAGGAATGCGCAAGACCGATGTGGAGGTTGTGAAGTCCTTTATTTCAAGATCGGATGACAAGTACCGCGCAAGCTATGGTGTCAATGTAGAAAGCCATCCCCGTCAATGTGTAATTGTAGGTTCTACCAATGCAGAGAGCGGCTTTCTACGTGATATTACAGGCAACCGAAGATTCTGGCCGGTTCGTATCAGCGGAAACAGCAAAAAGAAAGCCTGGCAGATGACCAAAGAGGAAGTGCAGCAGATTTGGGCAGAGACGCTTGTTCTATATGAGAAAGGTGAAAAACTCTACCTTGAAGGTGACGAAGCAATCTTGGCAACCAGTGAACAGGCTGATGCGATGGAAACCGATGAACGAGAAGGGCTGGTTCGCACCTATCTTGACATCCTTTTGCCGGAAGACTGGGACACCATGTCTTTGTACGAGCGTAGAAATTTCCTCACCGGCAGCGAATTTGGAGGTGTCACCCGTGTTGGAACTTTAAAAAGAACCCTTGTCTGCAACATGGAGATTTGGTGTGAGTGTTTTGGGAAAGACCCATCATCCATGAAAGCATCTGACTCCTATGCTATCGGTGCTATTATGAGAAAGATCGGTGAGTGGAACAAGTACACCGGGAACAAGAATGGAACAAGCAACTTTCCCATCTATGGAAAGCAGCGAGCTTATTGCCGAGTTGAGGAACAAGGATAA
- a CDS encoding phage antirepressor KilAC domain-containing protein — MDELVRINYQNHRPTVLGRDLHAALEVKTAYKDWFPRMCEYGFEEGVDFSSFLSESTGGRPSVDHQLTIEMAKELCMIQRTPKGKQCRGYFLEIERKWNSPEAIMARALQYANQQLAQIRHQNKLLEGTIAVQNQQIAEMKPKVSYYDVVLNCKDLISTSAIAKDYGKSAIWMNRYLHKKGIQFKQGDIWLLYQKYAEKGYTSTKTHSYLGSNGEQHTKVHTYWTQKGRLFIYELMKADGILPQIEMEGV; from the coding sequence ATGGACGAATTAGTAAGAATCAACTATCAGAATCATAGACCAACCGTACTTGGTCGTGATTTACATGCAGCTTTGGAAGTCAAGACAGCATATAAGGACTGGTTTCCAAGAATGTGTGAGTACGGATTTGAGGAAGGGGTCGACTTTAGCTCATTTTTGAGCGAAAGTACGGGAGGCAGACCAAGCGTAGATCATCAGCTTACCATTGAAATGGCAAAAGAGTTATGCATGATACAGCGCACTCCAAAAGGAAAGCAGTGCCGAGGGTATTTCCTTGAAATTGAGAGGAAGTGGAATTCACCAGAGGCAATCATGGCCAGGGCACTGCAGTATGCCAATCAGCAGCTTGCCCAAATAAGACATCAAAATAAACTGCTTGAGGGAACGATTGCTGTTCAGAATCAGCAGATTGCTGAAATGAAACCGAAAGTGTCCTATTATGATGTGGTTCTAAATTGTAAAGACCTCATTTCTACATCGGCGATTGCCAAGGACTATGGCAAGTCTGCTATTTGGATGAACCGTTACCTACATAAAAAGGGCATCCAGTTCAAGCAAGGTGACATATGGCTTTTATATCAGAAGTATGCGGAAAAGGGCTATACCAGTACCAAAACCCATAGCTATCTTGGTAGTAACGGGGAACAACATACAAAGGTTCATACCTACTGGACACAAAAGGGGAGACTTTTCATTTACGAACTGATGAAGGCAGATGGCATTTTACCACAGATAGAAATGGAGGGTGTGTAA
- a CDS encoding DUF4406 domain-containing protein: MSINKFNPEGYHDPTPHEALTNIIKKEKAEKKSDFKPLVYICSPYSGDVEGNVKKARSFCRFALEQNCIPLAPHLMFPQFMDDKNPKERELAIFMDIVLMGKCSEVWVLGNTISRGMAREIEVAKKRRQKIRYFSPAYEEVESL; the protein is encoded by the coding sequence ATGAGCATCAACAAATTCAATCCTGAAGGATATCACGACCCAACTCCCCATGAAGCACTGACCAACATTATAAAAAAGGAGAAGGCAGAGAAAAAATCTGACTTCAAACCCCTTGTGTATATTTGCTCTCCCTATTCTGGTGATGTAGAAGGAAACGTTAAAAAAGCCCGTAGCTTTTGCAGGTTTGCCTTGGAGCAAAACTGTATTCCTCTTGCTCCCCATCTTATGTTTCCACAGTTTATGGATGATAAAAATCCAAAGGAACGGGAACTTGCCATATTTATGGATATTGTGCTCATGGGAAAATGCTCTGAAGTGTGGGTGCTGGGGAATACCATTTCAAGGGGTATGGCAAGGGAGATTGAAGTAGCCAAAAAACGCAGACAGAAGATAAGGTATTTTAGTCCTGCGTACGAGGAGGTTGAAAGCCTATGA
- a CDS encoding DNA polymerase: MKSISVDIETFSSINLQKSGVYRYIEADDFEILLFGYSVDGGEVQVVDIACGEKIPDEIINALTDDSVTKWAFNAMFERVCLSKYLGLPTGEYLDPASWKCSMIWSAYMGLPLSLEGAGAVLGLEKQKLTEGKDLIKYFCTPCSPTKSNGGRVRNLPEHDMDKWEHFKAYNLRDVEIEMLIQQRLSKFPVPENVWVEYHLDQKINDRGIAIDMTFVKQAVAMDESSREKLTVLMQDITNLENPNSVKQMKYWLDDNGLKIDNLGKKAVAQMLKTAPEQIGAALELRQQLAKSSVKKYTAMENAVCHDGRARGMFQFYGANRTGRFSGRLIQLQNLPQNHMPDLEQARSLVRSGNFDALTLLYDSIPEVLSELIRTAFIPREGMKFIVADFSAIEARVIAWLAGEKWRMEVFQKGGDIYCASAFQMFNVPVEKHGVNGHLRQKGKISELALGYGGSVGALKAMGALEMGLTEEELQPLVNAWRQANPNITKLWWDVDRAAKTCVKQKTTTETHGIKFMYESGILFIILPSGRRLSYVKPRIGQNVFGGESVTYEGVGGTKKWERIESYGPKFVENIVQAISRDILCHAMQSLKNCSIVAHVHDEIIIEGDMGMPLSTVCEQMSKTPTWAKGLLLSTDGYECQFYKKD, translated from the coding sequence ATGAAATCTATCTCGGTAGATATAGAGACTTTTAGCAGTATCAACCTTCAAAAGTCTGGTGTTTACCGTTATATTGAGGCTGATGATTTTGAAATATTGTTATTTGGCTATTCGGTGGATGGCGGTGAAGTGCAGGTTGTTGATATTGCTTGCGGAGAGAAAATACCTGATGAAATTATAAATGCCCTTACGGATGATTCCGTTACCAAGTGGGCCTTTAATGCTATGTTCGAAAGGGTGTGCCTATCAAAGTATCTTGGATTGCCTACAGGAGAATATCTTGACCCTGCATCCTGGAAATGCTCCATGATATGGTCGGCCTATATGGGCCTGCCTTTATCCCTTGAGGGCGCCGGTGCGGTTTTAGGATTAGAGAAACAAAAGCTAACAGAGGGCAAAGACCTCATCAAATATTTCTGTACCCCTTGCTCACCTACTAAATCAAACGGAGGTAGAGTTCGTAATCTGCCGGAACATGATATGGATAAATGGGAGCATTTTAAAGCATACAATCTCCGAGATGTGGAAATAGAGATGTTAATACAGCAGAGATTATCCAAGTTTCCCGTGCCGGAGAATGTCTGGGTGGAATATCATCTTGACCAGAAAATTAATGATAGAGGCATTGCAATTGATATGACCTTTGTAAAACAGGCTGTTGCAATGGATGAAAGTTCCCGTGAAAAGCTGACAGTTCTTATGCAGGACATAACCAATTTGGAGAATCCAAACTCTGTTAAGCAGATGAAATATTGGCTTGATGATAATGGGCTTAAAATAGACAACCTTGGTAAAAAAGCGGTTGCACAGATGTTAAAGACAGCACCTGAGCAAATAGGGGCTGCTTTGGAGCTCCGCCAGCAGCTTGCCAAATCATCGGTGAAGAAATATACGGCAATGGAGAATGCGGTATGCCATGACGGACGTGCCAGAGGGATGTTTCAGTTCTATGGAGCTAACAGAACCGGCAGATTTTCAGGAAGGCTGATACAATTGCAAAATCTTCCTCAAAACCATATGCCGGATTTGGAACAGGCTCGCTCTTTAGTTCGCAGTGGAAATTTTGATGCCCTAACCCTACTCTATGATTCTATACCAGAGGTGTTGTCGGAACTTATCCGTACTGCATTTATTCCTCGTGAAGGTATGAAGTTTATCGTTGCAGACTTTTCAGCGATAGAGGCTCGTGTCATTGCATGGCTTGCAGGCGAAAAATGGAGAATGGAAGTATTTCAAAAGGGCGGTGACATCTACTGTGCCAGTGCATTTCAGATGTTTAATGTGCCTGTTGAAAAACACGGTGTGAATGGGCATCTCCGTCAAAAAGGGAAAATTTCAGAACTCGCCCTTGGCTACGGCGGATCTGTTGGCGCATTAAAGGCTATGGGTGCTTTAGAGATGGGGCTTACTGAGGAAGAATTACAACCCTTAGTAAATGCATGGAGACAGGCTAATCCCAATATTACAAAACTATGGTGGGATGTTGACCGCGCTGCAAAGACCTGCGTAAAACAGAAAACAACCACAGAAACTCACGGCATTAAATTCATGTATGAAAGTGGAATACTCTTCATAATCCTTCCTTCCGGCAGGCGGCTTTCCTATGTAAAGCCTCGCATTGGACAGAATGTGTTCGGTGGTGAGTCGGTTACTTATGAAGGTGTCGGTGGAACAAAAAAATGGGAAAGAATCGAAAGCTATGGGCCCAAATTTGTAGAGAATATTGTGCAGGCAATTAGCCGTGATATTTTGTGCCATGCCATGCAGTCATTAAAGAATTGTTCCATTGTAGCTCATGTCCACGATGAAATTATCATCGAAGGGGATATGGGAATGCCACTTTCTACTGTCTGTGAACAAATGAGCAAAACACCAACCTGGGCAAAAGGCTTGCTCCTAAGCACCGATGGCTATGAGTGTCAGTTTTATAAAAAAGATTAA
- a CDS encoding DUF2815 family protein, translating into MNNKNRTKVITGVNTRLSYFHGWEPVSINGGAEKYSVSVLIPKTDKETINAINAAIDAAIEEGIAKFGGKKPNKAAIKLPLRDGDVERDDEAYKGHYFINANSTTPPQIVDKAVKPILDRNEVYSGCYARVSLNFYAFNSNGNKGVACGLGNIQKIRDGEPLGGRTTAADDFTTIEDDEFLA; encoded by the coding sequence ATGAATAATAAAAATAGAACGAAGGTTATTACTGGTGTAAACACACGTCTCAGCTACTTCCACGGTTGGGAGCCGGTATCAATAAATGGCGGAGCGGAAAAGTACAGCGTATCGGTATTGATTCCTAAGACAGACAAGGAAACCATCAATGCAATTAATGCAGCAATTGATGCAGCTATTGAAGAGGGCATTGCAAAGTTTGGCGGTAAGAAACCGAATAAGGCTGCCATCAAGCTGCCTCTTAGAGATGGAGATGTGGAACGAGACGATGAGGCATACAAAGGACATTATTTCATAAATGCCAATAGTACAACTCCGCCTCAGATTGTAGACAAAGCAGTAAAACCAATCCTTGATCGCAATGAGGTATACAGCGGTTGCTATGCGAGAGTGTCGCTAAATTTCTATGCTTTCAACTCTAACGGTAATAAGGGTGTAGCCTGCGGACTTGGAAATATCCAGAAGATTAGAGATGGAGAGCCTTTAGGCGGCAGAACCACTGCAGCTGACGATTTCACCACAATTGAAGATGATGAATTCTTAGCATAA